The sequence GATTTGTTTCCGTGAAACGCTGTTTATCCCCCTAAACAAAACCGTATGTACAACCTAATAAACGGTCTTCCTTTATCGATGGCCTTCGTTTACACCTCAGACACTGAAACCCGCTTTCtgtcgacatttttgcatcagcGCTCTCAGCATAAACTGCTTCCGCGACAATTGGCGAACATTTTTGAGGAATACTTCCAGATCGATCACGCCGCTACGAAGTGCCTCACCCATGTAGTAGACTGCATCCTCAATAGCTGCCTCTTCGGCATAAGCGTTCAGTAGCCTATAATAGTAATAGTTCGAACATTTGATTACCTACCCACCTTGTCACTAAATCGTCGTCAATTATACTTACTGCTTATATAGCGGAGCAGTGGTCGTTACGGCTTCATCTACATCAATGCCTTCCACCTTTTCCAGACTCTCGAGCGCTCGCTCAAGCTCCTGATCTTTGTCGTGGAGTACGGCAATGCTTTTCGTCAGCTCTTGTTGGTCACGTTCCAAACGACCGATGATATCGTTGATCTTGCTCTGGCCTTCGTTCAGTTCCTGTTGGGTTCGCTTAAGTGTTTGGATCTCCGCCTGGCACTGGTTCACCTTTTCCTGAATTCTTCGCTTCAGCTTATCTTCGACCGCACTCACGAGAGATGCTTTTATGTGCTCCTCAGTGATTGTACCCGTACCTTGTGACAATGGATTCTGAAATGAAATGCATTACAGAAAAACAAATAGGTATACGCAAATTGTACGCTTCAGTGTTCATACATAGCCCGCGTTGTATCCGGATGCAGTTGGCATATTAGGCGGCATGTACGGGGGATAGCCACCGCCAGTTGACTGCTGACCATACCCACCGTATCCTGCAACTGCCGGTGGATAAGGCGGAAATTGTTGCCCGGGATACGGACAAAAAGGACTCTGCGTGGTTGTTGGCGGTTGTGGCATAAATGTTTCTGTAATGAGACAACAAAATTTATCATTCCAAGAAATTGTCCACCATTGCAATAATCTTACGTGTTGGATAGGGCGTTGCCTGTTCCTTCGGCTGCTGCTTCGGTTTTGAGTACACTGGTGGGAAATCCCCGAACGTAACAATCATCACCTGGATTAGCCCGAGCAGATCGGACTGCATGGGGGTCCAATCGTGAAGGTACGGCAGATAAATTTTCCCATTGTGGTCCACGTACATGGAAACCTTGATGTGCATGTCGGACGTCGGTTTGACGTAGCAAATTGGAGCATAGCGAGGGTGCGTGTCAAGAAGCCAGATGCAAATCGGAATGTGGTAAGTGTTGCCCTTGTACCGCACCGGTATAGTTCCCTGTAGATTGATCAAATGCTTCACTGACCCATCATtgaaaactgcaaagaaatcggATGATAGTTATCTTTACGAATCGAGGCAATAATTAATTAATATGACTCACCGTATTCCTCGTACCGACATGTCAGTGCTTTGTACTGCTTCACACAATCGGCTACGTCCTTTTTAGTAGAAGTGGGATCTATATACTGACCGTTTGTATTAATGCAATACATGAAATTGTTTAATCAATTATATTTTCATCTCTGGACAACTTTCTCGCTTTTATACTCACGTTCACCAGCATTCGACCAATATCTTCCAGTTTTGACATTGTTGTTTTTCAGGCCGATGCTTCGATTTCCACGGGTTTAGCAATTTAAGAACTAACTTAGAATTCCAAAAGTAATTAGGTATTTTTCCGTAAAATCCAAAAAgtattttcttcagaaacatcAATGACGACGAATGGATTGAATGATCAGCATTGTCATATAAGAAATATTTCAGATGACAGTACTCAGCAGTGCTGCCATCAAAATGTTAACGTACACGGAATTGCGATACAACTCACTttatggttcctttcactcaaatccgcccttgcgtgaaagaagccaaaaataagttaaatgcgaaaaatccggtgagtaatttgcctttactcctgtattgaattttcacccactatgaagtttcaccaactcaaatttatgttattttcactcactcgagactatgatgaaaacaactcaaatttagcttcttccacggaacagcacacaTTGGGTCGaggcagctctctttgtttatgaTATCATTCTCATgagagtgagaaaactacctatttaattgagttaaaaatttgaacttcgtactcaaagttgagttctttaaactttttttttaggttttttattttttctgtgtacacggacagataaatcaacccaaaatttgagttcaatttaCGCACTGGTAAgaatatcgaaaaaaaatatacccaaatttgggtagttttccctttctttcccatgattgctatcaaaacaagagcaagatgcaaacacctcaccgaggttgctcagcccaataacccaaatttgagtaaattcaatattctctattttgggttatgatcaaggtccgctttggataaattaaactcagctttgggtaaattgtttacataggattaaaggcaaactacctagtgccagaaaagtcattttactcaaatttggggtattggcccaaaccacggttttgagtgcaaacaacccacttttgggtagttttggttttcagtgtaaataaaattattctaaaaaacacgctcatttttttctactcaatagtgagtagttttgtattgccgtctctttttttcccacagaaattttactcactttttatAAAAAGTGGAaccactcaaaatttgagtggttccactttttttcaaaaagtgagtaaaatttctgtgggaaaaaaagagacaGCAATAAAAAACTACTCACCGGTgagtaaaatcaaaatgagCGTGAAAAGTAATGATCtgcacgcccgtttcaaatcactcagagactgagtgaaattgtattgccgtctctttttttcccacggcacggaaaagttactcaattttcgtaaaaagtggaactactcaatttttgagtagttccactttttacgaaaattgagtagcttttccgtgggaaaaaagagatggcaatacaatttcactcagtccctgcacgcaaaaaaaaaatttgcggttgaaactaccattccgagggttattttaagcGAGATTTTAagtatacacagaaaaaataaagaacctaaaaaaaagtttaaagaactcaactttgagatAGATTGGTACAGATTTTTAACACAGCATTAGAAAAGTAAATTTACTTCTGTTAATCATTCTCTGACGATAGGAATGATTGCGATTttcatttgagatttttccagatGAGAACAGTAGGCAAAACTCATAAACTCATAAACTCAAAACTCAGGACAATGGATACTACTATctatagtagaatctatagatgagcgaaagctttgctgagtcgatttttttgaccgtgcacacgcgcatatgacgtcactgcccttaacatttccattgaaatcatgACGtaatgctcgtttggagacacgattgacagttcgtttggagacagaggatttatcttcgctcatctatatatttattccactatctatagtttgcATCGCTTAATTGACTTATAATTGTACATTTATGGGTAATTTTCCATATTGTCTGGTacagatgaaaaagatttttgtGGCCATGGTACAGATAAAAATGTGGCAACACTggttattataaacaaagagagctgcatcgacccaacgtatgctgttccgtggaagaagccaaatttgagttgttttcaccatagtctcgagtgagtgaaaataacataaatttgagttggtgaaacttcatagtgggtgaaaattcaacacgggagtaaaggcagagtactcaccggatttttttgcattttacttatttttggcttcttccacgcaaggtcggatttgagtgaaaggaaccgtcaagtgagttgtttcgcggttccgtgtagatagtggaatatatacacgtaaaaaataaccttataatgttatggcaaaaaaccattcgaaaatacttatactcttcattatgccacccaATGAATGCCACCtttatcaaaaagctaataacattcataagttttACAATGATatagaaatgctaatatcatcttccaaacttggacgtacatgttcatgatagaattagaggcggaagtatagaattgatagttccgttaggatacggcaggcatgaagaatgtttttatagaagtcgatttaaaagcgagcggagggcaatatttgtgatggcacatatcacactatatatatcagcttccacactgatattcttccctcccgcctcccccttcatacactaacaaaaatccacacatttttattggcaaaaatctaaagaaatttacaaataaattttatgtgtgcattaataaccacccgctataggagaatccacataaataTCATTAGTTAATAACGggtatgtgtgtttccacatatatgctatgcgaattcacatagccgttatgtgggaaatgctatagtcaaaatttatgtgtgccactcataatggatatgattggatttttgtcagtgtacgggagcttggcagaaggaaggtcgtgtgatatgtgccatcacaaatattgccctccgctcgctttcaaatcgacttctatattgcctgattttctcaaaattgcacgcggcgaaccctttatgaaaggtaccgccgcgcctTCTGCACTCCGTTTCCCGCTCGGAAACGTCTTCTAGAAATCTCccgtgatatctctgagacaaaaaaatgagtctcctagatatttttggtcgatttctagaacctgtcagacctcaaatccgcctcaaatgcaacaaccgtttaaACCGGTGTCTACCTCAAATTTTAGACGAGTAGACCGTTTGAACCGGTAGGGATATGACAGGTGTGGTCTCTTAGATATTACCTCGATATCTTCTAGACTCGAATACCACGGGTCTTCTAGACTTCTCCTAGATGTGGGTACCAtattgcttcttctttttcttttctctgttattattatttttttttgtttttttcggcTTGTTTACATTACAATCTAAAAAAtaactttctgaaatttaaacacacatatttttattttttttattcgtaagtTATAATAAATAAACGTTTTATGAATTGTCCGCTTCAATGACAAAGCTATTTCGAGAAATATATGTGGATCTGCTGGGATCAAGTGGCCGCAGATCCGACTGTTTTGTGAGCATGGTGATCGATCGTTATCCCCGAAGAAAACAGGCCAACCTAACGATACAGATACCGTATATCACATTCTGCGGCAAGAATATGACACTGTTCCAGAGCCAAAACCGTTCGCAGCGGCTGGAATGTTCGTGGGTCCCACACTTGGTCCCACAGTTCCGTGTTCGTCACAACTTTTGATCCTGGTTAATGTGATGGTTATGATGGTTTCGAGCGTGACGGAGTTCCCGAGAGGTTCTATGGTTTTAAAAGACGTCAAAGCTGGAACAAGGAGCGAGGCCGGAAGCTGAATGGAAATTGATGTAATTTTCGACGGTCGACAGCGGCTTGGTTCTGCAAGAGGGTGGGATTTGGAACACGGGTGTCCAACATTGGTTCGTAGCCATCAGATGCAGCTGCACGTTGAAATAAGTTTTCGTCTACCCATTTTTGTGAATGTCGGCCAGGAAAGTGTCCGGTTTCGCTTACCCGATCAGGTATTTCTGTAAGAAACATTTACGTTTTGGTCATATGGGTATGATAAAAGTGAACATTTGCGGATTGAAAGCTAGAGCATAATACTCACCAGAAATTTCCCGATGatctgaatcatttttgatacatGCCATCGCCCATATGAAATCCGCATCGGTGACCGTCGTCTTTAAGCCTTGAAGCTCATTAGAAATATTTAGCAGCACTATAGGATTCCGTTGTTCGATCCCGCTTTCCCACACTTTTTGCTGTTGCTCCTCGGGGGTTCTTATTCGACATTAGTGTTTCGTCCGATCTGATCGATTGATCATTAGTTGAGAAAGGTTGAGAAGTGCCTTTGTCCACCTTCCGATAATTTAAACGGCGAGTTCCGACTGAAAGTTAAAATTTATCTTGGATTGAATAAAAAGGCCGATCAAGCACATGCGCGCGCGAACtatattatggaaaatttttgaCAGCAGAACCGCTTCGATTCTCAGCACTCAGCAGTGTGAGTGTACACACACAAATGATAAGACTTAAAAAGGACTTGGTTCGTGCCCAAGATGAAAATGAATCTTGACTAAGATGGTTTGCATCTTATCCAGGTAGATTCCTGTTCTCTGTTAGATTTATTTCCATGCGggttacttgattcttatgggtgaatagcattgcggtgtatcgtttggcgcggccgtacctttcgacagtcattcgccgcgtgaagttttgtgcaagtacccatttgggaacattacaaacgccgcgcagtgtatcatatccagaaaatcggacaataaaaacattcttcattttttttcacattcttcatgcctgccgtatcctaacggaactatcaattctatactttcgcctctaattctatcatgaacatgtacgtccaagtttggaagatgatattagcatttccatatcattgtaaatcgtttaacttcacgtagaagtagcacacacgaaatcattaatttagtgattcataagttaatgaaaagtataagtttacggatgtatgtgactaatgcgatgtttaagttttttcttatatatgccattaagcgcctgctttggcaaaaaagtattagaaatattaatgataaacaatattatttttttttacgtgtagatgagcgaagataaatcctctgtctccaaacgaactgtcaaacgtgtgacgtcacgatttcaatggaaacgttaagggctgtgacgtcatatgcgcgtgtgcacgggcaaaaaaatcgactcagccatgctttcggtCATCTACACacttttatttctgcagctcggcaaaaatccgcacagccgtgcgccagcaaaataaataactgatattccggcaaaaatagcgtttgttagctgatttttggcaaaatatttgctgattatcagcaattttgacagaaatctcggcaaaaaacaagtttgctggggcacggctgtgcgattctcggtaaaagtttaacattttgctgagatgccggtaaaaaaattaagtgtgtatagattttactatagatagtggaggAGTGGagaccggaggagtggaaggaaggggttacatgccccatctacaagaaaggcgacaagctggagtgtgagaactttcgagcgatcaccatccttaatgccgcctacataGCGATATCcaagatcatcttccgtcgtctgtcaccattagtgaatgagttcgtgagaagttatcaagccggcttcgttgacggccgctcgacaacggaccagatcttgactgtacggcaaatccttcaaaaatgccgtgaataccaggtcccaacgcatcatctgttcgt comes from Armigeres subalbatus isolate Guangzhou_Male chromosome 2, GZ_Asu_2, whole genome shotgun sequence and encodes:
- the LOC134214562 gene encoding tumor susceptibility gene 101 protein gives rise to the protein MSKLEDIGRMLVNYIDPTSTKKDVADCVKQYKALTCRYEEYVFNDGSVKHLINLQGTIPVRYKGNTYHIPICIWLLDTHPRYAPICYVKPTSDMHIKVSMYVDHNGKIYLPYLHDWTPMQSDLLGLIQVMIVTFGDFPPVYSKPKQQPKEQATPYPTQTFMPQPPTTTQSPFCPYPGQQFPPYPPAVAGYGGYGQQSTGGGYPPYMPPNMPTASGYNAGYNPLSQGTGTITEEHIKASLVSAVEDKLKRRIQEKVNQCQAEIQTLKRTQQELNEGQSKINDIIGRLERDQQELTKSIAVLHDKDQELERALESLEKVEGIDVDEAVTTTAPLYKQLLNAYAEEAAIEDAVYYMGEALRSGVIDLEVFLKNVRQLSRKQFMLRALMQKCRQKAGFSV